A section of the Pristiophorus japonicus isolate sPriJap1 chromosome 4, sPriJap1.hap1, whole genome shotgun sequence genome encodes:
- the slc25a29l gene encoding mitochondrial basic amino acids transporter isoform X2, with amino-acid sequence MMGLTFINAIVFGVQGNAMRYLGKDTPLNQFLAGAAAGGIQCVICCPMELAKTRMQLQGMGEYQIKSKVYKNSLDCLVRIYKKHGIRGINKGMVTTILREIPGFGFYFLTYDCLTRALNCEPDDSLIIPKLLFAGGMSGIASWISTYPIDVIKSRLQADGVGGINRYNGIMDCVLQSYKNEGWHVFARGLTSTLLRAFPVNAATFATVTLFLMYSKADDASCKQLEAAPAIQQPTSL; translated from the coding sequence ATGATGGGGCTGACCTTCATCAATGCTATTGTTTTTGGTGTCCAAGGAAATGCAATGCGTTACTTAGGGAAGGATACACCACTTAATCAGTTCCTTGCAGGGGCTGCTGCTGGGGGCATCCAGTGTGTCATCTGTTGCCCTATGGAACTGGCAAAAACAAGGATGCAGCTTCAAGGCATGGGTGAATACCAAATTAAAAGCAAAGTCTACAAGAATTCACTGGACTGCTTGGTTAGAATTTATAAAAAACATGGAATTCGTGGAATCAACAAAGGCATGGTGACAACCATTTTGCGAGAAATACCTGGCTTTGGCTTCTACTTCCTTACATATGATTGTCTGACCAGAGCCTTAAACTGTGAACCAGATGATAGTCTTATAATTCCTAAACTGCTGTTTGCTGGGGGTATGTCTGGAATTGCATCTTGGATCTCCACCTATCCCATTGATGTGATTAAATCCCGACTGCAAGCTGATGGAGTTGGAGGGATAAACCGGTACAATGGCATCATGGACTGTGTCCTTCAGAGCTACAAAAACGAAGGGTGGCATGTGTTCGCACGAGGGCTCACCTCTACCCTTCTGAGAGCTTTTCCTGTCAATGCTGCTACTTTTGCCACTGTCACACTCTTCCTCATGTACTCAAAGGCTGATGATGCGAGTTGCAAGCAACTGGAGGCTGCTCCAGCAATCCAGCAACCTACAAGCCTCTAA
- the slc25a29l gene encoding mitochondrial basic amino acids transporter isoform X1, producing MALDFAAGCLGGVAGVVVGHPFDTVKVRLQVQNPDQPRYRGTLHCFQSIIKQESGFGLYKGIGSPMMGLTFINAIVFGVQGNAMRYLGKDTPLNQFLAGAAAGGIQCVICCPMELAKTRMQLQGMGEYQIKSKVYKNSLDCLVRIYKKHGIRGINKGMVTTILREIPGFGFYFLTYDCLTRALNCEPDDSLIIPKLLFAGGMSGIASWISTYPIDVIKSRLQADGVGGINRYNGIMDCVLQSYKNEGWHVFARGLTSTLLRAFPVNAATFATVTLFLMYSKADDASCKQLEAAPAIQQPTSL from the exons GTGTTGCAGGTGTTGTTGTAGGGCATCCCTTTGATACAGTGAAG GTTCGACTTCAAGTGCAGAATCCTGATCAGCCACGTTACCGTGGGACTCTACATTGTTTCCAGTCTATTATCAAACAAGAGTCA GGCTTTGGACTGTACAAAGGTATTGGTTCACCAATGATGGGGCTGACCTTCATCAATGCTATTGTTTTTGGTGTCCAAGGAAATGCAATGCGTTACTTAGGGAAGGATACACCACTTAATCAGTTCCTTGCAGGGGCTGCTGCTGGGGGCATCCAGTGTGTCATCTGTTGCCCTATGGAACTGGCAAAAACAAGGATGCAGCTTCAAGGCATGGGTGAATACCAAATTAAAAGCAAAGTCTACAAGAATTCACTGGACTGCTTGGTTAGAATTTATAAAAAACATGGAATTCGTGGAATCAACAAAGGCATGGTGACAACCATTTTGCGAGAAATACCTGGCTTTGGCTTCTACTTCCTTACATATGATTGTCTGACCAGAGCCTTAAACTGTGAACCAGATGATAGTCTTATAATTCCTAAACTGCTGTTTGCTGGGGGTATGTCTGGAATTGCATCTTGGATCTCCACCTATCCCATTGATGTGATTAAATCCCGACTGCAAGCTGATGGAGTTGGAGGGATAAACCGGTACAATGGCATCATGGACTGTGTCCTTCAGAGCTACAAAAACGAAGGGTGGCATGTGTTCGCACGAGGGCTCACCTCTACCCTTCTGAGAGCTTTTCCTGTCAATGCTGCTACTTTTGCCACTGTCACACTCTTCCTCATGTACTCAAAGGCTGATGATGCGAGTTGCAAGCAACTGGAGGCTGCTCCAGCAATCCAGCAACCTACAAGCCTCTAA